The Xanthomonas fragariae genome has a segment encoding these proteins:
- a CDS encoding PhoH family protein, whose amino-acid sequence MNSPAHRDFTLEPADTERLANLAGPFDAHLRQIELKLGVEIANRGNIFRVTGPEPAIAATQSLLTALYDEAASTVFDNQAIHLRLNDANLDHVAERAYQAQDVAIRVKRGTVRGRGANQAKYLHAIATHDINFGIGPAGTGKTFLAVACAVEALNESRVQRLILVRPAVEAGEKLGFLPGDLSQKVDPYLRPLYDALYEMLGVEKVVKLLERNVIEIAPLAYMRGRTLNDAYVILDEAQNTTIEQMKMFLTRLGFGSTAVVTGDLTQVDLPKHVKSGLRDAVEVLRNVEGASFTFFEARDVVRHPLVQRIVTAYDRRDQQENATKGNTE is encoded by the coding sequence ATGAACTCACCTGCACATCGCGATTTCACCTTGGAACCCGCCGACACCGAGCGCTTGGCCAACTTGGCCGGCCCGTTCGACGCGCATCTGCGCCAGATCGAACTCAAGCTTGGGGTCGAGATCGCCAACCGCGGCAACATCTTCCGGGTCACTGGCCCGGAGCCGGCAATCGCCGCCACGCAGTCGTTGCTGACCGCACTGTACGACGAGGCCGCCTCCACCGTCTTCGACAATCAGGCGATTCATCTACGGCTGAACGATGCCAACCTCGATCACGTGGCAGAGCGCGCTTATCAGGCGCAGGACGTGGCGATCAGGGTCAAGCGCGGCACCGTGCGTGGCCGCGGCGCCAATCAAGCCAAATATCTGCACGCGATCGCCACCCATGACATCAACTTCGGGATTGGTCCGGCCGGCACCGGCAAGACGTTCCTGGCGGTGGCCTGCGCGGTTGAGGCACTGAACGAATCGCGCGTGCAACGGCTGATTCTGGTGCGCCCGGCGGTGGAAGCCGGCGAGAAGCTGGGCTTTCTGCCCGGCGATCTCAGCCAAAAGGTGGACCCGTATCTGCGCCCGCTGTACGACGCGTTGTATGAAATGCTGGGTGTGGAAAAAGTGGTCAAGCTGCTGGAGCGCAACGTCATCGAGATCGCGCCGCTGGCCTATATGCGCGGGCGCACGCTCAACGATGCGTATGTGATCCTGGACGAAGCGCAGAACACCACCATCGAGCAGATGAAGATGTTCCTGACCCGTCTAGGCTTCGGCTCCACTGCCGTGGTGACCGGCGACCTGACTCAGGTCGATCTGCCCAAGCACGTCAAATCCGGCCTGCGCGATGCGGTCGAAGTGCTACGCAATGTAGAAGGCGCCAGCTTCACCTTCTTCGAAGCACGCGATGTGGTGCGCCATCCGTTGGTACAGCGCATCGTCACTGCATACGACAGGCGCGATCAGCAGGAAAACGCTACCAAGGGCAACACTGAGTGA
- a CDS encoding magnesium and cobalt transport protein CorA yields MNHHGPHPDNPSCVITCAYYDGDAERHDISLEQISDVLQRPDGFVWVGLYEPQESVLHKLQDEFGLHDLAIEDALKAHQRPKAESYGNSLFVVVNTAQLVNERIRYGETHAFLGARFLLTVRHGASLSYTPVRHRVEREPAMLRMGASFCLYGVLDFVVDNYLPIMDEFRDALEGLEKDIFADDYKRDTVVHLYELKRELNKMRLVVAPLQDVLSHLKRNPGALIHDEVGIYLRDVLDHAVRINDAIDTLREMLGTALSVNLSMVTLAQGETVKRLGAWAALLAAPTLITSWYGMNFTHMPELDKRYAYPLLVAGVVGSCLMLYRLFKRARWL; encoded by the coding sequence ATGAACCACCACGGCCCCCATCCGGATAACCCGTCCTGCGTCATCACCTGCGCCTATTACGATGGCGACGCCGAGCGCCACGACATCAGCCTGGAGCAGATCAGCGATGTGCTGCAGCGCCCGGACGGGTTCGTCTGGGTCGGCCTGTACGAACCACAGGAATCGGTGCTGCACAAGCTGCAGGACGAGTTCGGCCTGCATGATCTGGCGATCGAGGATGCGCTCAAGGCGCACCAGCGCCCGAAGGCCGAGAGCTACGGAAATTCGCTATTCGTGGTAGTCAACACAGCGCAGTTGGTCAACGAACGCATCCGCTACGGCGAGACCCACGCGTTTTTAGGTGCGCGTTTTCTGCTGACCGTGCGCCATGGTGCCTCGCTGTCGTATACGCCAGTGCGGCACCGGGTCGAACGCGAACCGGCGATGCTGCGTATGGGCGCCTCATTCTGTCTGTACGGCGTGCTCGACTTCGTGGTCGACAACTACCTGCCGATCATGGACGAGTTCCGCGACGCCCTGGAAGGGCTTGAGAAAGACATCTTCGCCGACGACTACAAGCGCGACACCGTGGTGCACCTGTACGAACTCAAGCGCGAACTCAACAAGATGCGCCTGGTAGTCGCGCCGCTACAGGACGTGCTCTCGCACCTCAAGCGCAACCCCGGGGCGCTGATCCACGACGAAGTCGGCATCTACTTGCGCGACGTGCTCGATCACGCCGTGCGCATCAACGATGCCATCGACACCTTGCGCGAAATGCTGGGCACTGCGCTGAGCGTCAACCTCTCGATGGTGACGCTGGCTCAAGGCGAGACCGTCAAACGGCTGGGTGCCTGGGCCGCTCTCCTGGCCGCTCCCACCTTAATCACCAGCTGGTACGGCATGAACTTCACCCACATGCCCGAACTGGACAAACGCTATGCGTATCCGCTGCTGGTGGCCGGCGTAGTGGGTTCGTGTCTGATGTTGTATCGCCTGTTCAAGCGCGCGCGGTGGCTGTAA
- a CDS encoding DUF4105 domain-containing protein, whose amino-acid sequence MNLSRGIAAAAPFRCSARRWAASWVLALLAVLIAPAAFAQIAGQAPAHAPVQAPRIGVVTMQPGEVFFERFGHDAIVVVDPVTRQATSYNFGFFDPSEPDFGTRFARGEMMYYLMALPLEEDLSQYRAVGRGVSVQWLDLPPEQARALADGLTVRARPENARYHYDYFEANCATMVRDTLDRAMGGALKSQLAGRSRGNTFRSEAVRLASPAPWMWLGFDLGLGPYADRPLSRWEEAFVPMRLADGLTQVHNSAGRPLVQSTQVLLPHRIAPEPDEQKRHWWPWLLTGLIVAAGVVTFGRRQQRLLATLALPYWLLCTIGGGLLVYLWGFTAHQSAWANRNLLLINPLCVVLMVGGVALLRGRRPGRWFDVLHWVVAAAALLALLIHWLSFQAQDNLHWVLLLLPIHAALAIALRRRDLSASTR is encoded by the coding sequence TTGAACCTGTCGCGTGGCATTGCCGCTGCAGCACCCTTCCGCTGCAGCGCTCGGCGATGGGCCGCATCCTGGGTCCTGGCGTTGTTGGCGGTGCTGATCGCACCGGCAGCCTTCGCTCAGATCGCCGGCCAAGCGCCCGCCCACGCACCAGTGCAGGCACCGCGCATCGGCGTGGTCACCATGCAACCGGGTGAAGTGTTCTTCGAGCGCTTCGGTCACGATGCCATCGTGGTGGTCGATCCCGTCACCCGGCAGGCGACCTCTTACAACTTCGGCTTTTTTGACCCGAGCGAGCCGGACTTCGGCACGCGTTTTGCGCGAGGCGAAATGATGTATTACCTGATGGCGTTGCCGCTGGAAGAAGACCTTTCGCAATACCGCGCCGTTGGCCGCGGTGTCAGCGTGCAATGGCTGGATCTGCCACCGGAACAGGCACGCGCATTGGCCGATGGGTTGACTGTGCGCGCCCGGCCGGAAAATGCGCGCTATCACTACGATTATTTCGAAGCCAATTGCGCCACGATGGTCCGCGACACGCTGGACCGGGCAATGGGCGGCGCGCTGAAATCGCAGCTGGCCGGCCGCTCGCGCGGCAACACGTTTCGTAGCGAAGCAGTGCGCCTGGCCTCCCCTGCCCCATGGATGTGGCTAGGCTTCGATCTGGGCTTGGGGCCGTATGCGGACCGCCCGTTGTCGCGCTGGGAAGAAGCGTTCGTGCCGATGCGTCTGGCCGACGGCCTGACCCAGGTGCACAACAGCGCCGGCCGCCCCTTGGTGCAATCCACACAGGTATTGCTGCCGCATCGCATCGCACCCGAACCGGACGAACAGAAACGTCATTGGTGGCCATGGCTGCTGACCGGTCTCATCGTCGCTGCCGGCGTGGTGACGTTTGGTCGCAGGCAACAACGTCTGCTGGCTACCCTTGCGCTGCCGTACTGGCTGTTGTGCACAATCGGCGGCGGGTTGCTGGTGTATCTGTGGGGCTTTACCGCGCACCAATCGGCATGGGCCAACCGCAACCTGTTGCTGATCAACCCACTGTGCGTTGTGCTGATGGTCGGCGGTGTCGCACTGCTGCGTGGGCGCCGGCCCGGACGCTGGTTCGACGTGCTGCACTGGGTGGTTGCTGCTGCGGCATTGCTGGCCTTGCTGATCCACTGGCTGTCGTTCCAGGCGCAGGACAACCTGCACTGGGTGCTGCTGCTATTGCCGATCCACGCCGCGCTCGCCATCGCGTTGCGGCGGCGTGACTTGTCTGCCAGCACGCGCTGA
- the queA gene encoding tRNA preQ1(34) S-adenosylmethionine ribosyltransferase-isomerase QueA produces the protein MKKSDFHYDLPDELIAQSPLAERAASRLLVVPPSPLALVDRQVRDLPELLQPGDLLIFNDTRVIPARLFGQKASGGRVEILIERLLGERQARVQIGASKSPKAGSLIALDAGGQAEVLGRDGEFYLLRFDIPTPLEHWLLEAGRLPLPPYIRREPGVEDRERYQTVFAREVGAVAAPTAGLHFDEALLAQLRERGVEFGHITLHVGAGTFQPVRVDKLDQHVMHTEWLNVGAGLVEQVRRTRARGGRVIAVGTTVVRSLESAWRITDSAPEGELLPFAGETQIFILPGYRIRSVDAMVTNFHLPESTLLMMVSAFAGRERIFEAYQHAIAQRYRFFSYGDAMLLWSRELGVGNGES, from the coding sequence TTGAAGAAGTCCGATTTCCATTACGACCTGCCCGACGAACTGATCGCCCAGTCGCCGCTGGCTGAGCGCGCTGCCAGCCGCTTGCTGGTGGTGCCGCCGTCGCCGCTGGCGCTGGTCGACCGCCAGGTGCGCGATCTGCCTGAGCTGCTGCAGCCGGGCGATCTGCTGATCTTCAACGACACCCGGGTGATCCCGGCGCGCCTGTTCGGCCAGAAGGCCAGCGGCGGGCGGGTCGAGATCCTGATCGAGCGCCTGCTTGGCGAGCGCCAGGCGCGGGTGCAGATCGGTGCCAGCAAATCGCCGAAGGCCGGGAGCCTGATCGCGCTCGATGCCGGCGGGCAGGCCGAGGTGCTGGGCCGCGATGGCGAGTTCTATCTGCTTCGCTTCGATATCCCCACACCGCTGGAGCACTGGCTGCTGGAAGCCGGGCGCCTGCCGTTGCCGCCGTACATTCGCCGCGAGCCAGGGGTGGAAGACCGCGAGCGCTATCAGACCGTGTTCGCGCGCGAAGTCGGCGCGGTCGCCGCGCCCACCGCCGGCCTGCATTTCGATGAAGCGCTGCTGGCGCAGCTGCGCGAGCGCGGGGTGGAGTTCGGCCACATCACCTTGCATGTGGGCGCCGGTACCTTCCAGCCGGTGCGCGTGGACAAGCTCGATCAGCATGTGATGCACACCGAATGGCTCAATGTCGGCGCCGGGCTGGTGGAGCAGGTCCGCCGTACTCGAGCGCGTGGCGGCCGCGTCATCGCGGTGGGAACCACGGTGGTGCGCTCGCTGGAAAGCGCCTGGCGCATCACCGACAGCGCCCCCGAGGGTGAATTGCTGCCGTTCGCCGGCGAAACCCAGATCTTCATCCTGCCCGGCTACCGCATCCGCAGCGTCGATGCGATGGTCACCAACTTCCATCTGCCCGAAAGCACGCTGCTGATGATGGTGTCGGCCTTCGCCGGCCGCGAGCGTATCTTCGAGGCCTATCAGCACGCTATTGCGCAGCGCTATCGCTTCTTTTCGTATGGCGATGCGATGTTGTTGTGGAGCAGGGAATTGGGAGTGGGGAATGGTGAATCGTAA
- the yajC gene encoding preprotein translocase subunit YajC — MTLLDFLIPVAQAQATGGAPVPSPMGSLSTFALPIILIAVMYFLMIRPQMKRQKEHKSLLDKLARGDEVITSSGVAGVITDIGDNFITVEVADNVRIRVQKSAVGHVLPKGTLKSAN, encoded by the coding sequence ATGACTCTGCTCGATTTCCTGATCCCCGTCGCCCAGGCGCAGGCCACTGGCGGCGCGCCGGTGCCCAGCCCGATGGGAAGCCTGTCCACCTTCGCACTGCCGATCATCCTGATCGCAGTCATGTACTTTTTGATGATCCGCCCGCAGATGAAGCGCCAGAAAGAGCACAAGTCGCTGCTGGACAAGCTGGCGCGCGGTGATGAAGTCATCACCTCCAGCGGCGTCGCTGGCGTGATCACCGATATCGGCGACAACTTCATCACCGTGGAGGTGGCCGACAACGTTCGGATCCGCGTGCAGAAGAGCGCCGTGGGCCATGTGCTGCCCAAGGGCACGTTGAAGTCCGCCAACTGA
- the secD gene encoding protein translocase subunit SecD has product MLEFPRWKYFLILLVLAVSALYALPNLYQKNPSVQITANRGAHLDDALRSRIDAELKGAGITPKAVTKEGESLMVRLPSLQAQTRANDVLRQQLGENYTVALNLASTVPDWLAKLGGRPMVLGLDLVGGVHFAMQVDQKAALEKRLDGFAEDIRTTLRDSRIAYRAVERRGDNSIHVSLGEGASADAARTALVKSQPTLAYNVSGQNITVEVPEAERKQIAAGAIEQNLATLRNRVNELGVAEPIIQRQGEDRIVVELPGVQDTAEAKRLIGATATLEFRGVVEGNAEDAVRTGSIPPEAKVYRVRDTGAPVLLNKRVLVSGDQMVNATVSNDQNGMPAVAVTLNNVAGQRMLDYTSANVGKLMSVVYIERIPTVTMVDGKEVRSVRVKEEALSPTRIAGVFGKNFQTTGLEKAEAENLAKLLRAGSLAAPMDFVEEYVIGPSLGAENVERGVTAVVFSFVFTLVFFTVYYRMFGAITSVALLFNLLIVIAVMSLFGATMTLPGFAGLALSVGLSVDANVLINERIREEMRLGVPPKSAIVAGYEKAGGTILDANLTGLIVGVALYAFGTGPLKGFALTMIIGIFASMFTAITVSRALAVLIYGSRKKLKSVAI; this is encoded by the coding sequence ATGCTTGAATTTCCTCGCTGGAAATACTTCCTGATCCTACTGGTGCTGGCGGTCAGTGCGCTGTATGCACTGCCCAATCTCTATCAGAAGAACCCGTCCGTGCAAATCACCGCCAACCGCGGTGCTCATCTCGACGACGCCTTGCGCAGCCGCATCGACGCCGAACTCAAGGGCGCCGGCATTACACCGAAAGCCGTCACCAAGGAAGGCGAGAGCCTGATGGTGCGTCTGCCGAGCCTGCAGGCACAGACCCGCGCCAACGACGTGCTGCGCCAGCAATTGGGCGAGAACTACACGGTGGCGCTGAACCTGGCGTCCACCGTGCCGGACTGGCTGGCCAAGCTGGGCGGCCGGCCGATGGTGCTGGGTTTGGACTTGGTCGGTGGCGTGCACTTCGCCATGCAGGTGGATCAGAAAGCCGCGCTGGAAAAGCGTCTGGACGGCTTTGCCGAAGACATCCGCACCACGCTACGCGACAGCCGAATCGCCTATCGCGCGGTCGAGCGCCGCGGTGACAACAGCATCCACGTCAGCCTGGGCGAGGGCGCCAGCGCCGATGCCGCGCGCACCGCGTTAGTCAAGTCGCAGCCGACCCTGGCGTATAACGTCAGCGGCCAGAACATCACCGTCGAGGTGCCGGAGGCCGAGCGCAAGCAAATCGCCGCCGGTGCGATCGAGCAGAACCTCGCCACGCTGCGCAACCGCGTCAACGAGCTGGGTGTGGCCGAGCCGATCATCCAGCGCCAGGGCGAAGACCGCATCGTGGTCGAACTGCCGGGCGTGCAGGACACCGCCGAGGCCAAGCGCCTGATCGGCGCGACCGCCACACTGGAATTCCGCGGCGTGGTCGAAGGCAATGCCGAAGACGCCGTGCGTACCGGCAGCATCCCGCCGGAAGCCAAGGTCTATCGCGTGCGTGATACCGGCGCGCCGGTGTTGCTCAACAAGCGTGTGCTGGTATCCGGCGACCAGATGGTCAATGCCACCGTCAGCAACGATCAGAACGGCATGCCTGCCGTGGCGGTGACGCTGAACAACGTCGCCGGCCAGCGCATGCTCGATTACACCAGCGCCAATGTCGGCAAGCTGATGTCGGTGGTCTACATCGAGCGCATCCCCACCGTGACCATGGTCGACGGCAAGGAGGTGCGTAGCGTGCGGGTCAAGGAAGAAGCCTTGTCGCCGACCCGCATCGCGGGCGTGTTCGGCAAGAACTTCCAGACCACCGGCCTGGAAAAAGCCGAAGCCGAAAATCTGGCCAAGCTGCTGCGCGCCGGCTCGTTGGCCGCACCGATGGACTTCGTCGAGGAATACGTGATCGGCCCGAGCCTGGGTGCAGAGAACGTTGAGCGCGGCGTCACCGCAGTGGTCTTCTCGTTCGTGTTCACCCTGGTGTTTTTCACTGTGTATTACCGCATGTTCGGCGCGATCACCTCGGTGGCGCTGTTGTTCAACCTGCTGATCGTGATCGCGGTGATGTCGCTCTTCGGCGCCACTATGACGCTGCCCGGCTTCGCCGGTCTGGCGCTGTCGGTCGGCCTGTCAGTGGATGCCAATGTGTTGATCAACGAGCGTATCCGCGAGGAAATGCGTCTGGGCGTGCCGCCCAAGTCGGCCATCGTTGCCGGTTACGAGAAGGCCGGCGGCACCATCCTCGACGCCAACCTCACCGGGTTGATCGTCGGCGTGGCGCTTTATGCGTTCGGTACCGGCCCGCTGAAGGGCTTCGCTCTGACCATGATCATCGGTATTTTCGCCTCGATGTTTACCGCGATCACCGTGTCGCGCGCGCTGGCGGTGCTGATCTACGGTAGCCGTAAAAAACTCAAGTCGGTCGCCATTTAA
- the tgt gene encoding tRNA guanosine(34) transglycosylase Tgt has protein sequence MSRLQFQLQTTDGNARRGRLTFPRGTVETPAFMPVGTYGSVKGILPEQIRALGAEIILGNTFHLYLRPGLDVIGDHGGLHGFARWDGPILTDSGGFQVFSLAHRRKITDQGVTFSSPTDGARVFLGPEESMQIQKVLDSDIVMIFDECTPYPATEDVARCSMELSLRWAQRSRDAHDGLGNDAALFGIVQGGVHPDLRSRSLDGLQGIGFDGYAIGGLAVGEPEHERNAMLEHLHPRLPAERPRYLMGVGRPEDLVEGVARGVDMFDCVMPTRNARNGHYFTSFGTVRIRNAKYERDLDTIEPGCGCHACGSGYTRSYLRHLDRCGEMLAPMLGTLHNLWYYEKLMSDMRTAIASGTFVEFRRSFYSARGATTPPLSGESS, from the coding sequence ATGTCCCGACTCCAGTTCCAGCTCCAAACCACCGACGGCAATGCCCGGCGTGGCCGCCTGACGTTTCCGCGCGGGACGGTGGAAACGCCGGCGTTCATGCCGGTGGGCACCTACGGCTCGGTCAAGGGCATCCTGCCCGAGCAGATCCGCGCGCTGGGTGCGGAGATCATTCTGGGCAATACCTTTCATTTGTATCTGCGGCCGGGGCTGGATGTGATCGGCGATCACGGCGGGCTGCACGGGTTTGCGCGCTGGGACGGGCCGATCCTTACCGATTCCGGCGGTTTCCAAGTGTTTTCGCTGGCGCATCGCCGCAAGATCACCGACCAGGGCGTGACGTTCTCCTCGCCCACCGATGGCGCGCGGGTGTTCTTAGGTCCCGAAGAAAGCATGCAGATCCAGAAGGTGCTCGATTCGGACATCGTGATGATCTTCGACGAGTGCACGCCGTACCCGGCCACCGAAGACGTCGCGCGGTGCTCGATGGAGCTGAGCCTGCGCTGGGCGCAGCGCTCGCGCGACGCGCACGACGGGCTTGGCAACGACGCGGCGCTGTTCGGCATCGTGCAGGGCGGGGTGCATCCGGATCTGCGCAGCCGCTCGCTGGACGGGCTGCAAGGCATCGGCTTCGACGGGTATGCGATCGGCGGGCTGGCGGTCGGCGAGCCGGAGCACGAGCGCAACGCCATGCTCGAACACCTGCATCCGCGTCTGCCGGCCGAGCGCCCGCGCTACCTGATGGGTGTGGGTCGCCCCGAAGATCTGGTCGAGGGCGTGGCGCGTGGCGTGGACATGTTCGACTGCGTGATGCCCACCCGCAACGCACGCAACGGCCACTATTTCACCTCGTTCGGCACGGTGCGCATCCGCAATGCCAAGTACGAGCGCGATCTGGACACCATCGAGCCGGGTTGCGGCTGCCATGCCTGCGGCAGCGGCTACACGCGCTCCTACCTGCGCCATTTGGACCGCTGCGGCGAGATGCTGGCGCCGATGTTGGGCACCCTGCACAACCTCTGGTACTACGAAAAATTGATGTCCGATATGCGCACGGCGATCGCCTCGGGAACCTTCGTGGAGTTCCGGCGGTCTTTCTATTCGGCCCGTGGCGCCACTACGCCGCCGTTGTCGGGGGAATCCAGCTGA
- the ybeY gene encoding rRNA maturation RNase YbeY: MIKGPVRLEVVVSYALPRAGLPSAVSFRKWVAAALKERIREADLAVRVVDEKEGCSLNHHYRGKDYATNVLSFPAELPESLPKGIKMPLLGDLVICAPVVAREAAEQGKSLAAHYAHLTVHGTLHLLGWDHEDEKEADAMEQLEREILADLGVEDPYAGER; encoded by the coding sequence ATGATCAAAGGCCCGGTCCGCCTCGAGGTTGTCGTCAGTTACGCGCTGCCGCGCGCCGGCTTGCCGTCGGCGGTGAGTTTTCGCAAGTGGGTGGCTGCGGCGCTGAAGGAACGCATCCGCGAGGCCGATCTGGCGGTGCGCGTGGTCGATGAGAAGGAAGGCTGCTCGCTCAATCACCACTACCGCGGCAAGGACTACGCCACCAATGTGCTGAGCTTTCCGGCCGAGCTGCCCGAAAGCTTGCCCAAGGGCATCAAGATGCCGCTGCTGGGCGATCTGGTGATCTGCGCACCGGTGGTGGCACGCGAGGCAGCCGAACAAGGCAAATCACTGGCGGCGCACTATGCGCATCTGACCGTGCACGGCACCTTGCACCTGCTTGGCTGGGATCACGAAGACGAAAAGGAGGCCGATGCAATGGAGCAGCTGGAGCGCGAAATTCTGGCCGATCTCGGCGTTGAAGATCCCTACGCTGGAGAGCGCTGA
- a CDS encoding IS3 family transposase (programmed frameshift), whose protein sequence is MSKTKYSPEVRARAVRLVREHQGEYGSQWAAIESIAGKIGCSAQTLCNWVRQAERDAGERSGLSTDERAQLKDLLRENRQLRQANEILRKASAYFGPGGARPPLQALTTFVTEHRDVHGVEPICQVLQVAPSTYYRHAGREADANLRPNRWWKDQALRPQIRRVWEQNRQVYGVRKVWRQLKREGYQVARCTVERLMGELGLHGVVRGKVVKTTISDKRPCPLDKVNRQFHAPSPNRLWVSDFTYVSTWAGFVYVAFVIDVYARRIVGWKVSQTAHTDFVLDALEQALHARRPTEGGLIHHCDRGVQYVSIRYTERLADAGIEPSVGSVGDSYDNALAETINGLYKAEVIHRRSWRNRQDVELATLDWVDWYNHKRLLGSIGNIPPAEAEEADYRQQAGYVKAA, encoded by the exons ATGAGCAAGACGAAATATTCACCGGAAGTGCGAGCGCGGGCGGTTCGGCTGGTGCGGGAGCATCAGGGGGAGTACGGCTCGCAGTGGGCGGCGATCGAGTCGATTGCCGGGAAGATCGGCTGTTCGGCGCAGACGCTGTGCAATTGGGTGCGGCAGGCCGAGCGTGATGCTGGCGAGCGTTCGGGATTGAGCACGGACGAGCGGGCGCAGTTGAAGGATCTGTTGCGGGAGAACCGGCAGCTGCGGCAGGCCAACGAGATCCTGCGCAAGGCCAGCGCATATTTCG GCCCAGGCGGAGCTCGACCGCCGCTTCAAGCCCTGACCACGTTCGTGACCGAACATCGCGATGTCCACGGGGTCGAGCCGATCTGCCAGGTGCTGCAGGTTGCCCCGTCGACGTATTACCGCCACGCGGGGCGGGAAGCGGACGCGAACTTGCGCCCGAACCGCTGGTGGAAGGACCAGGCGCTGCGCCCGCAGATCCGGCGGGTATGGGAGCAGAACCGACAGGTGTACGGCGTGCGCAAGGTCTGGCGGCAGCTCAAGCGCGAGGGCTATCAAGTGGCCCGCTGCACGGTGGAGCGGCTGATGGGCGAGCTGGGCCTGCACGGGGTGGTGCGCGGAAAGGTGGTCAAGACCACGATCAGCGACAAGCGGCCGTGCCCGCTGGACAAGGTGAACCGGCAGTTCCATGCGCCGTCGCCAAACCGACTGTGGGTCAGCGACTTCACCTACGTCTCGACCTGGGCCGGGTTCGTGTACGTGGCTTTCGTGATCGACGTGTACGCACGGCGGATCGTGGGCTGGAAGGTGTCGCAGACGGCGCACACGGACTTCGTGCTGGACGCACTGGAGCAAGCGTTGCATGCGCGGCGGCCCACCGAAGGCGGCCTGATCCACCACTGCGACCGCGGCGTGCAGTATGTGTCGATCCGCTACACCGAGCGGCTGGCCGACGCCGGGATCGAGCCGTCGGTGGGCAGCGTGGGCGATAGCTACGACAACGCGCTGGCCGAGACGATCAACGGGTTGTACAAGGCTGAGGTGATCCACCGGCGCTCATGGCGCAATCGCCAGGACGTCGAACTGGCCACCCTGGATTGGGTGGACTGGTACAACCACAAGCGATTGCTGGGGTCGATCGGGAACATTCCGCCAGCAGAAGCCGAAGAGGCTGACTATCGACAACAGGCCGGTTACGTCAAAGCGGCGTGA
- a CDS encoding HlyC/CorC family transporter produces MSEDDTSQSSETPEKRRSWLERLSAAFSGEPHTRDELVALLRTAEQDGLIAADTLRMMEGAISVSELTVGDVMISRSQMVSLPVEARFIDLMKQVVESGHSRFPVHGENKDEVLGILLAKDLLRGVVADNGPGNVRELLRPAVLIPESKKLNVLLKEFRLSRNHMAIVVDEYGGVAGLVTIEDVLEQIVGQIDDEHDDAEEENSLIAIQADGRYVVDALTPIEDFNERFGAEFPDDEYDTVGGLVTDAIGHLPETGEELTLGYFTFRVTKADARRVHAFHVTILPHEPQGDA; encoded by the coding sequence ATGTCCGAAGACGACACTAGCCAATCCTCAGAAACACCTGAAAAACGCCGTAGCTGGCTAGAGCGCCTGAGCGCTGCCTTCTCTGGCGAACCCCACACCCGCGACGAACTTGTCGCGTTGCTGCGGACCGCCGAACAGGACGGTCTCATCGCTGCAGACACCTTGCGCATGATGGAAGGCGCCATCTCCGTGTCCGAGCTCACCGTGGGCGACGTAATGATCTCGCGCTCGCAAATGGTCTCGCTGCCCGTGGAAGCGCGCTTCATCGACCTGATGAAGCAGGTGGTCGAATCCGGCCATTCGCGCTTCCCTGTCCACGGCGAGAACAAGGACGAAGTGCTCGGCATCCTGCTGGCCAAGGACCTGTTGCGCGGCGTGGTCGCCGACAATGGTCCCGGCAACGTGCGCGAACTGCTGCGCCCGGCGGTACTGATCCCCGAGTCGAAAAAGCTCAACGTCCTGCTCAAGGAATTTCGCCTGTCGCGCAACCACATGGCGATCGTGGTGGACGAGTACGGCGGCGTCGCCGGCCTGGTCACCATTGAAGACGTGCTGGAGCAGATCGTCGGTCAGATCGACGACGAGCACGACGATGCCGAAGAAGAGAATTCGCTGATCGCGATTCAGGCCGACGGCCGTTACGTAGTCGATGCGCTGACGCCGATCGAGGACTTCAACGAACGCTTTGGCGCCGAATTTCCCGACGACGAATACGACACCGTCGGTGGCCTGGTTACCGATGCGATCGGCCACCTGCCGGAGACCGGCGAAGAACTGACGCTGGGATACTTCACGTTCCGTGTGACCAAGGCCGATGCGCGGCGCGTGCATGCCTTCCACGTCACCATTTTGCCGCACGAACCGCAGGGCGACGCTTGA